The DNA sequence AATGGCAACACCACCAACGGAGATCTTTCGTGTAGGCCGTTTCATGGAGCTGGATACTAGGGGAACAAGGTCGAAAAGTCAAGGAAGACGGTTTGGTCAGACGCGGCGATTCACGCTCGAAGCTAACGCTTCTGTTGCCTCCGGCAGGGTGAAATAAAATGTCGCTCCCTTGCCGACGGCAGCCTCGGCCCAGATGAGACCGCCATGCCTGGCAATAATCCTTTTAACTGTTGCCAGCCCGACGCCGGTCCCTTCAAACTCATCGCCATGGAGCCGCTCGAATACCTGGAAAAGCTTTTTGCAATACACCATGTCAAAGCCAACGCCATTATCTCGAACAAAGAATGTCTGCTTTCCCTTATTATTGACCATGCCGACTTCAATCAATGCATCAGGATTGCCCGCGGAATATTTCCAGGCGTTACCGATCAAATTCTGCAGGACCATTTCCAGCAACGTGGCATCACCGGACGCCGTAAGACCTGGGGCTACAACGGTGCGCACACTGCGGTCCGGCTCAGTATCGCGAAACATGACAATGATCCGTTCGGCAGACCGGCTCAAATCAAAGTCCACCTGCCTGATTTCCTGTTTGGCAACCCTGGACAAGTGGAGCAGGTCATCAATCAATTCACTCATGCGATTGCTGGCATTGCAGATTCTTTTCAGGCAGTCCTTCCCCAAGTCATTCAATACGTCAGCGCATTCATCGGAGAGGATGGATGAAAAACCGTTTATATGGCGCAGCGGGGCCCGCAGATCGTGAGACACCGTATAACAGAAAGATTCGAGCTCATTATTTACCAATTCGAGCTGGGTGGTACGTTCCCTGATCCGGCTTTCCAGCTCAACATTCAGATGGCTGAGCTGCTCTTCCGCTGTCTTTAACTCAGTAATTTCATTGTAGACAACAACCACATCTGCGATATTGCCATCCTGATGCTTGATAGGTGTTGCGACAACATTGAAGATGCGGTCACCAAGCTTCCAGCTGTTGATGCGGCAAATGTCTCTACCACTCTGGATCATCTCACAGGCACACCCCTCTGCTGGTCGCGAGTTTTTGCAAACCACATCATTACAGTAAAGCCCGATTATTGAGCCAATTTCCTTATCCGGAAAAAACAGCTCTTGCAGCTTATTGTTGCACGACAGGATTCGCTTCCGACTATCAATAACCAGTATTCCTACTTCTGCGGCAGCAAATATTGCGGCAGTGTTCTCATTGACAATGTGCAGCTGTTTGTTGGTTTCCCGGTGGTTGTCCAGAACATGCTTGATTGAGCCGGAAATAATGCCGATTGGGTCAACATCAACGAGGGTTTCATCATCCAGCTCTTCAGGCCGGAGTGGCTTGGTACCCATAATTTCCAGCAGCTCGTTGGTCTTTTTGCGGATATAACTGTTCTTGTTAACCAATTTATTGCGCAGGTATTCGTTTTCTTCGCGTAAACGCTGCAGCTCAGCGCTAAAAGCTGCCGAGGCCGCATCCGATACGGATAGAGGAGAGAGAGTGCTTTTCATACTGTACCCAAAAGCTGGTCCATAAACGGTATCTTACCTTCACTCCTGATTTGAGATCAGGAGTGTATATCCGGTTTCGTTTTTAACTACTGAACAATGGAGCCCCATGTTAAGAGCCGATTCGGGGATGGTATTGATGGAATCACGGTTATCGGTCCGAAAAAGAAGCTGCATTTTGCCCAAATTGATCTCAGTGAAATGTTTATTTATCTCTCTGAGAGCAACCAATAAAGTGGCCGGGCAAATCTGGCCGCGGATATCGAATTCAACTGTTCTGGGCGGAGTTGCCATCATCATGTACCTCGACCGGTCTTGATTACTGTCCTCATCTCAGCACCAATCTCGTCAGGAATAGCGTTCCAAGCCACGCTCCGGGGATTATCCCGGCTACAAAAAGAATGCTCTGCATCGCCATAATCGGCAAGCCGCCGAACAGGTGCCATACGTTGCAGGCCGGCGCCATCCGCGATGCCAGCCCCATGATGATCCCACCGATAAATGCCGATATATATTGTCTTAACGGCAAATCGACAAAGATCTTAAACTCTTTTAACAACAAGGCGGAAGAAGCACTGCCGATCACAATACCGGCAACAACCGGAAACTGTAACAGCACAATGGCATCCAGCTTGGGGCCGGGACCACCAACAAACTGTATCCCGGAAAGAGCATGAAAATAATTAACCGGCAACAACTTGAAATAGCTGAGTGATTGAAAATGTTCCGGGAACAGCAGTGACTCGCAATATCCGGCAATCTTGGCATACGCCGTGGTAATCCCCAGCGGTACACCGACAGTAACATAGGAAATTGTACCAATAACCGCAAGCATGAGCGCCGCCTGCCATTGCTGCATCGCACCATCCGCATAGGTGGCACGTACCCATCCATTACTCCGGTAAACCCGATAAAAATACCATATTGAAATAATCGACACCATCAGCACCGGGAAAAACGGGTCAATGCCAAATAGCTGAGGAACAGTGATTTCCCCGGTGAAAAAACCTGTTCTCCTGACAATGGAGCCCCACCAGGGGTGAAGCTCGGCATACATAGCACTACCGGCGATAAGCCCGAAAAAGGCAACCATTGAAGGAACACTGCCAGCGCCCATTTTATAGAGCGTGCCAACGACGCAACCTCCAGCAAGCACCATACCGATACCGAAGAGTAGTCCGCCAATCAGGTTGGCAAGCGACGGAGAGCCAATCAATGGAAACGGGTAAAGAGGGAGCAGACCAGCCTGGCGGGCTGCTTCAAAGAGCAGCATGCTGGTTACTACCAGCAGCATGAGCATGCGCAGCTTGAAGAATGACTTTAACAGGAAGATATCCCTGAACATTCCGGAAACGCAAAAGTCGGCACGATGCATGATGAAACCCGACCCAGCTCCCAGCAGCAGACCAATCAACAAAATAATGGGGATAATATGATCAGACATCTTATGCATAATTATACAAAAAAATCCGCACCTTGCTTGGTGCGGATTCATTTTGCAGATTAGCTACCCCTCTCATCCTCATCCTCTAACAGTTTCAGCGATGATTTCGGCGAGGTCTTTGACCTTGGTCTGGCTTGACTGTTTATCTTTGAGGCCGTCCTCGAACATGGTCAGGCAGTAGGGACAGGCAACGCAGACGGTGTCGGG is a window from the Geoanaerobacter pelophilus genome containing:
- a CDS encoding PAS domain-containing sensor histidine kinase, which produces MKSTLSPLSVSDAASAAFSAELQRLREENEYLRNKLVNKNSYIRKKTNELLEIMGTKPLRPEELDDETLVDVDPIGIISGSIKHVLDNHRETNKQLHIVNENTAAIFAAAEVGILVIDSRKRILSCNNKLQELFFPDKEIGSIIGLYCNDVVCKNSRPAEGCACEMIQSGRDICRINSWKLGDRIFNVVATPIKHQDGNIADVVVVYNEITELKTAEEQLSHLNVELESRIRERTTQLELVNNELESFCYTVSHDLRAPLRHINGFSSILSDECADVLNDLGKDCLKRICNASNRMSELIDDLLHLSRVAKQEIRQVDFDLSRSAERIIVMFRDTEPDRSVRTVVAPGLTASGDATLLEMVLQNLIGNAWKYSAGNPDALIEVGMVNNKGKQTFFVRDNGVGFDMVYCKKLFQVFERLHGDEFEGTGVGLATVKRIIARHGGLIWAEAAVGKGATFYFTLPEATEALASSVNRRV
- a CDS encoding sulfurtransferase TusA family protein, with the protein product MMMATPPRTVEFDIRGQICPATLLVALREINKHFTEINLGKMQLLFRTDNRDSINTIPESALNMGLHCSVVKNETGYTLLISNQE
- a CDS encoding YeeE/YedE family protein encodes the protein MHRADFCVSGMFRDIFLLKSFFKLRMLMLLVVTSMLLFEAARQAGLLPLYPFPLIGSPSLANLIGGLLFGIGMVLAGGCVVGTLYKMGAGSVPSMVAFFGLIAGSAMYAELHPWWGSIVRRTGFFTGEITVPQLFGIDPFFPVLMVSIISIWYFYRVYRSNGWVRATYADGAMQQWQAALMLAVIGTISYVTVGVPLGITTAYAKIAGYCESLLFPEHFQSLSYFKLLPVNYFHALSGIQFVGGPGPKLDAIVLLQFPVVAGIVIGSASSALLLKEFKIFVDLPLRQYISAFIGGIIMGLASRMAPACNVWHLFGGLPIMAMQSILFVAGIIPGAWLGTLFLTRLVLR